From the Acomys russatus chromosome 8, mAcoRus1.1, whole genome shotgun sequence genome, the window ggggatatcctgaaatgaagattagACTTGCTCCAGGAACCCAATGACcttaaccagcaggaagtagcctaagAGCCTAGTCTCCCTAACCTGCTTGCTCTCCTACCTGATGTTAAGGTGTTGGGAGAGATaagaggtggagaagggagatagaggcataAGGAACCCTaataaagtagataaaatatAAACCCCAACATATTTTCCCACAGTGATTAAAGTTATACTTCAAATTGTGAAGCAGAATTAACCTgttcttccttaaattgctttgcCAACATATTTTCTCACACTCTAGAAatgtaatgagaaaaatataacaaaaaacaGGATCATTGCTATAATAAATCTGATCATTTTGGTTAGTTCTTAAGCTTTTGGGAACAGTTTGCAGGAGAAATGTGAAAGAGTTCAAAACTTTGGTCTAGAAAAGCCTTTGAATGTAAGTACAGCTTAATGGACCAATCTAGTGAGAGCTTGAAAGACAGGAATggtgagagaaatatagatgGTGGAAATATGGCTAGTGGAAATTTAAGACAGGCAGACATTCAGATTGGTACTGAAGATGCAGGAGTAACTGCTGAAGAGAACAGGACTACTGAAGAGAAACCTCCCTACACTGGACAATAGGAAGACTGTCCTGAGGGCACCCAAAGGAGACTTCATTTTGTGAAGATCCAAATTCAGTTGAAGGGGTTACCTATGTAAGTGCTTCCTTAGGACCAATGCACAGAAGCTGATACAGCTGTGGTCCAAGGGGGCAAGCGTCATTGGCATTGATTTTGTAAGGATGCAAGATACAAGACTTAGGGGGTTGTGGAGCCCTGCATCATGCTATCAGAGAACAGCTGAACCCAGGCAATGTGTGGCAGGTTCAGCATCTCAGCAGAGAGGCCCCAATAAAAGAATCAGACACGGAGTAGAATTGTCAGAGGCTGTGTGTACTCTACATGGCTGATAGGGTGCCACCCAATGTCTGCATTTTCTTCTGGGTAGCCAGGCCTGTTGTGCATGCACTGAGATGGGCTGGGGGAGTGAAGCTTAGCAGGGCTCTGGTGAGTGCATTGCAGGGTACCCTAACTAATACAGTCTTCATTCTTGGTCCCTGGCCATAAAGTTAACCCCTCCCACCTACCTTCTGTCTTCATATGTGAGGCTCATTCAGGACTGTTCAGCATTACATGTCATTTCCTTTTTGGATGAAtaatgttctcattttaaaattagttttatttctttcttcccttctctggtcttgttttcaaaaattgttatcaTAATTTTTCTGAAATACTTCTTATCATACCATTTTCTCACTTAATAGTAAAAAGTATCTTATTCTTATTTCATATAAGTTAGAAATATTTCTTCCCTATGTTGAAAGCTTAAACCACTTAacttttttcaattatttaaaaatgtaaatgtatataatatattaattttttatttttagatttattttatgtgtatgaatgatttgcctgcatatatgcacacacacatatacatacatatatacatgtactatATAcctgcctggtgcctatggaagctagattctctggaactagagttacagatggttgtgagctgccatgtgggtgttgggaatggaaTCTAGTTCTTtccaagagtagccagtgctcttaaccactgagccatctttatgGTTCCTTTTTCTGTTATCATAcccattttttattcattcttggaTCCATGGTTTGATCTTGTCAGGCTCTGAtctcagttctcttctttttcttagctTAGGGAAGACAGCCTGACAGATACACATGGCAATATACCCCcttcccacaacacacacacacacacacacacacacacacacacacacacacttttctcccTATTAGAAGAGGTGAGGGTATTCCTTTTCCCATACCTTTGAGCTTCATCAGTCCAAactccatattttcttttttatttcacctCCCACAGTGATCCCACAGTAATCTTGACATTCTAGAGCTAGAAGGGAGACCGCTTGTTCACCCCACATACATTTCATAACTCCCCCCAACCATTAGTAGTTCAAAGAAGACCAGCCTTCTACCTTTAGTTCCTCTAATAAGTTATGGGCAAAAGTTCCTCAAAGGAGAGTTGAGGCAGCAATCATATTGCATATTTTAGCAACCTGAGACTGTAGTTGGCTTGGGTTATGCACACCTTCCCTTTTTCCAATAATGCACTTGACAGCCTTGcttctttgtgtgtatgcactaTACATATACCTCTCACTGGCAAATGCACCTATCAACCTAGGACCTTCCCCTGCActagctataatatatatgcccTTCGATGAACAATGAGGTAAATTTTggttctgctttaaaaaaaaatcaaacttagtttttattgaaatataattcgAATGTATCCAGGTACAAAGAATGGAGGTCAGATTTAGCCTGGACtggttttgtgtgcatgcacagcaaTCCAAAACTGTGTCCTCAAGTACAGCTTTAGGGAAAAATCCACTACTTACCATCATATGCCTATGCATCCTTGGGCATACACATGATTGAAATCAGATGCGTTATGTGCAGTGAGGgttttagtttcttaaaaaaaaaacaaaccagtgaCGTtgtatgaatatgtttttgtcttgatcccaggtgtgggatgagAGGACACTTCACAGGAGAGGATTGTGATTTACCTTTTGTACTAGgagaggtgtggtctttgccagctgcagatagtttaattttggggactctagagagggtGTAAATGGAGGAGCCCTGAGAGAGCCTGCAGCAGCTGCttctccccctgctgctgcactTGTTGTTGTGTTTGCTATTGCTcttttgctggactgctggatgttctgacaatgaagattggacttgttCCAAGGAACCCACCCTAATCAGCTGGTAGTAGCCTAGAGAGGGCTACATCTCTTATCCCCTCTAACCTTCGTTCTCTCATACCTAGTGTTTGTGGTTTAAAAGAGATTAGGGTGGACTAAGGGTTGGAAGGGGGGTAGAGgcataagaacccaataaaagaGGTGAAGAATGTACCAACAGTCATGTTTGCTGGATaattttacatcaacttgacataGGCTAAAATCATCtgatagaattaaaaaaacaaaaacaaaaaaaccctccataagatcaggctatagaCCAGCcagtagagcattttcttaattagcagttataggggagggaccagcccattgtgggtggtgtcatccctgggctgagggtccagggttctataagaaatcgggctgagaaagccatgaagagcaaggcagtaagcagcacccctccatggcctctgcaccaacTCCCAGGTTCCTTCCCCatgtgacttcctgtcctgacttcctctgatgatgaacagtgatatgaaaagtataagccaaattaactctctttttttcccaacttgctttttggtcatggtgtttcatcctATCAGTAGCAACCCTAACTAACACATTATGAGAAGGCACATTTATATCAGAAAAATGATTATATGACTAATCAATCAATCAGAATAGAGAGCTGCTCATGCTAATGGTCCCCTTTAGCAAACAGTCCCCTCCTCTTGAACTCCCAAACAATAACCAAGACCCTTGGGTACTTTCTTACTCATATGGCTGCTGTCACTACTGATGGTGTATGTCTTTCTGATTAGTACTATTGATTTGCTTTTAGGTAAAATTTCAGTATTATTAGCCCCTATTTCAGTCCTTTCAATAAGAGGCCAACAACCTACATCATGATCCCGGGCCACAGGTAATATAAAGGTAGCATCTTTAGCTGTGGAATAAAAATTGAGCTTTGTGAGAATAGAAGTGATCTTGATCTTCTGGTAAGATAGTTCAAACAAGTTAACCACTCAGACTGGTAGTACATGCTCATTTCTTCAATGATCTGAACAACCTTTTTATCATAGTCTAGGCATTCAGAACCTTATAAATCATCACAAGTTTATCACAAGTGACTAAATTCAGGCCAGTGGGTATGTGTTGGAAGACCCCACTATTCAATGTTGCAGGCCTGCTATGTCTTGACAGCTCTTCCGAGCTTTGTGTAGAATGGAAGACTACCTTTCTCAGCAgagagtttctttctctctgctcgaGTTCATCTGGAGACCCCCAACCCTGAGAGAAATCTCATAGCCTGTGGCCAAAATGCAGGTCTAATTTCCTTTCTCCTGGGATTCATGATATGTAAATAAAGCATTCCTGACACCCTAAGCCCCAAGCAATAGTATACATCTACTCTACCCTGGGGaccctccacccactccccaagaacTATATAGCCTTTATTCATCCCAAATAAGTTGTCTTGGTGAAACTGGTCCCAGAAAGTTATTCCATTGTAGTCATGACCCCCATAACCCTATGACCCACTTCCCCacctctgtttctccttcccttgTGGACTTCCCCACCACAGGGGAAGGGGGCCCACAGGTATGAAAAAAGGAATCTAAGCTGATGGGTTTGATTTCATGAAGATAAAACAACATCCTCACCTTCCTGCTTTTCTGCCTTTCCACTAGCAGGATGTCATTGCTAAGGTCGGCCCCTTCCACCGATGGGGAGGAAGGCCAACACACCTGCGTGGAAAGACAACAATGTAGAAGGAATGTGGAGTAATGACCAGGGCTACAGAAGAGCTCCGGACTGCTTATTTACAAAGTTGTCACACTGAAGAGGAATAGAATGTCCTGTTTAAACTGATTATTTTCAGATTCTGAATTTAGTGGCTGGTAACTACAATGTGTAATTAAAAAACACTTTAGATTCATAGAGTGTCAGATGAGTGatataaaaaaaagacaagaaacatatttttaaagatatttaatgatcttttttttttcaaatcagtacaaaaatttaaatacaaaattgaTTTGCCATTAAGTCTCAAATCTATTCATGGAAACTCAAACAAGTTACCAGTCTTTTCACCGCTCTTTGTTTCTGTAAGATATCTGAGGACAATTATCCTCTACAgacattctcttcccctgtgggaTGTCATATTGCTTTAAAACTCTCTTTTTAAATACAACACTGTCAGTTTGGTCCATTTCACATGGAAAAGCTCTAGCTAATTTTGAATTAAGTAGGGATCATAGTACTGTCCCTAGACTGTAGAACATATAGTTGTTTCATCTGCTTTCACACTAATGTGTTAACATGATGTACAACACTCAAAAGGGAGACACAGGTACATAGATAATTATTTAAAACTCTTCTTTAAATTAAATGGAGTATCATTTAGCTCTGATATTAGCACCATGGTAGAATATACAGTATCTGGCATAGATTTTGCTCCTCCTCCATTTAAAGTTTAGAAGCATATGCctgataatacacacacacacacacacacacacacacacacctcacattcACACAGGCAATTGAGCAACAACCAATAAATAAGTTGGAAGATATCTCAAAAAGTGAAATTTTGTTTAACACAGataatttctgtctttctttatggAAACTAAAATACCATGCATGCACAGTTAAAAGCAACTTTACAACCCATCTGACCTGACTGTTCTCCAAGTCATTTCAATGTAGTTATTTAGCAGAAAGAGCCAAGGGACCCATATGACATTCATAGCACCCAGCTACAAGCCGGTGTCCTCAGGAGCAACGCCAAGGATAGCTGTCCACAGAAATGCTGTTTACTTTGCAAGTGAAGGCtaggtagaacatcttttggatgCCAAAGTGCTTTGTATAATTAACAATAAATGAGAAACCTTGTGCTAATAAACACATTTGTCTTAAAATTCAAGAGAATAGGGCCTGTGCATTGTAAAGGGGAAGACAAATGTTAAGCCAGGATAAGAAAAATTGTGGTGGTAAAAATAATTCAGATTTGAAATAGACCATATTGTatactgtatttatttgtgtattttccaATCTATGTCTATCTCTTCAACTCCTGACTTAATTTTTGTGGAAAGTACATTACAGTCTATGGCTGTACACTCACATTATTTCCCTAAGCAATTAACAGCAAATAGTAAACATTCAACTGTTTGGGTTTTGAGCAGTGCCCGAATCTAGTATGTGCCTTAGTGGGTGTATATATTGTTTCAGCTGTGTTGCCAAGTGTGTGGTGACACCGGCATGGGGTACCATTGCTTTATGACATTCCAGCTACCTCTTCCAAATGCTGATGTTAAAGAAACAGTTATTTTCTTACAGTTTTAGTCCCTATTGCTCAAAGGATCACAGCCACTTGTAAATATCAAATCTTATAATTgctcctttaaaatatatttttatgtaattctgaaaatttccccaaattaaaaaaaaaaatggcttggaTTTTGGCAATTAACTTCGGACCCACTGGACCCTCAGATAATATGTCATATCTTTAAAATTCATAGTTACTGGGTGGGTGCGGGGAATCACAGCTAGTAAAACACGGAAGTTGAAACTTCACAACAGTTGGCTGTGTGGACAAattaggtggtttttttttttttcatgcatgtaAACATAACTGATAATTGCTATTAATAATAAATGTTCACAAAATGGCCAAGTTATTTAAGGTAaggcttttaaaagtttttgtttgtttatgttgtttaGGCCATATAAAAATTACacggagggaaggggaaaaacaGATCAAGTTACAGAAAAACGGCAGACTGAAGCCTCTAGATGCGTTAAGACGCTAATGTCTGTGAGCTATGCACTCCTGTGGGCTCTGCCCCGTGTCACACACTAGCATCTCATCCAGTGCTCAGCAAAGGGAATGCTGAGCATATACACAGTGGGCCATTGATACACGGGCTCTTTTGgggataccacacacacatacacacacacacacacacgattctgACTAGGTTCCCCTGCAGCTAAAAGCACAGCTTCTAACATGGAGAAGCATCCTTTAGACTAGAGACTATCGTGGTCTCTGCACCACAGAACAACTCTCCAACACCCCACATCAAAACATCTACACAAGTAGAGAGGAAATTATGCAAATAAATACAGTATGTAACTGTCAATGCTAACCTCTCAAGgcatattcaaaatattttttaaagggagCACAAGGAATGGATGACTTTCATTCGCTACGGTATTCCAGACTGACATAGTTTGACTGATTTGAGTAAGCAGGTTATGAAATCATATAACATACAATGGCTAATATGAGTCCAGTGGGAACAACGCAAGTGTCAGTACTTGATCTATACATCTGTCCCATCATTCTGTTACAATCTGCTGTGCACAGCATTAAACATGcatcttagtttttatttgtacatGATGGTCCAAACTTTCACTTAAATATAACTTTCCaactatataaatgttttgaAGCATTGCTTTTCaactggatttgtgtgtgtgtgtgtgtgtgtgtgtgtgtgtgtgtgtgtgtgtcattttcttttcttctattaaatctctctcgttctttctttttgctttttacatGGGATACAATAAATATCCTGAAAAGGAGGAGTGGACATATTGCCCGGCGTACAGTCCGGCTGCCTGTTCTGAGGGCATTTGGAGGAACACCCTGTCTCCAGGCCGGAGCAGCAGTACCGCACTCCCAGATGCCTGGTCCAGAAAGCCCTTCTTGTACTCGTCATATGTGTACATGATGGGCTCGTTGTTCTTGAAGAGAGCAACCCACACGTTGCCCCCCTTGCAGTGAACATGGTAAGCAAAGTAGTAGACACCCGGAACTTCACAGGTGAAGATGCCAGTCTGCGGATTGTAATTCTGTCTACCGTTGTAGAGCATCTTGTCAAACTTCACTGGGGCCCCCACCGGTGGGAAGGGTGCGGTCAGCTCGGCAGTAAACGCAGGCATCTCATAGGCCGGCCCTCCGTTCTTGCCCTTCTTGCCGGCATAGGCATGTGGAGGTTTCACTCCATCAATTCCTAGCCCCATATCTGGCAGATATTCTCCCTGGGGTGGCGGTGTAGGAGGCATCACAGCTGGGGGGCCCGGGGGCCCTGGAGGGCCTGGGGGCCcaggaaggccaggctggccttgaggtccAAGGGCACCAGGTTTTCCCGGGGGACCGTGAAGACCTGCTATTCCTGGCTTCCCTACACCAGGGAACCCAGGGGGCCCTGGGAGGCCTGGTTCTCCTTTGGGGCCTGGAATCCCAGGTGGTCCAATAGGGCCACTTGGTCCTGCAATTCCTGGAATACCTGGGGGTCCCTGGAGACCTTGATCCCCGGGTATGCCTGGTTCTCCCTTGGGTCCGAGCAGTCCTGGAACACCAGGAAGTCCTGGCAACCCTTTGTGACCAGCTTCTCCCTTGGGTCCTATAGGACCCGGCAAACCCCTCATGCCAGGGGGACCTACTTCACCAAGAAACCCTGGCTTCCCAGGGAAGCCTTGGAGGCCTGGCTCACCCTTGGGACCTGTTGGACCCTGTGGTCCTACGACCCCACCTTCTCCTTTGGGTCCAGGGAAACCAATAGCACCTGGAGGGCCCATGGGACCCGGCATTCCAGGTAGGCCTGGCTCTCCTGGGGGACCCCCCATTCCAGGAGCACCTACTGGTCCCTTTTCCCCTCTTGGCCCAAGAGGTCCAGGAACACCCCCAATGCCCCGGTCCCCTTTGGGTCCTGGGAAGCCTGGTTTTCCGACCCCTGGGAGGCCTGGGGGACCAGGCAACCCTGGCAGTCCTTGCTCCCCTTTACCGCCTGGAAATCCTGGTTGGCCAGGGATCCCATCCTGTCCCGGCTTTCCTACTCCCGGCACCCCAGGAGGTCCTTGAACTCCAGGCACACCAATAAGGCCTTGTGGTCCAGGTTCCCCTGGAGGCCCTGGCTTCCCCAGGGGACCCTGTGGTCCAGGAAAGCCTGTCACTCCTGGTTTTCCTACTCCTGGTAGCCCAACTGGGCCAGGAGGGCCATGCATACCGGGAGGACCCTTCAGACCTGGCAAGCCAGGCATCCCGAAGCCCTTCTCTCCTTTGGGGCCCTGAGGACCAGGAGGCCCCGGTGGTCCTTTGGGCCCTCTCTCACCTTTTGCTCCTGGTTGCCCTGGTAACCCTGGCCCACCCGGTTTCCCGATGCCAGGAAGTCCATGAGGTCCTGGAGGTCCTTGAGGTCCTGGGATTCCCATAGGCCCGATTTCCCCTTTAGGTCCAATTTCGCCTTTTGCCCCTGGCATTCCCATGGCTCCTGGCTTCCCAGGCATTCCTGGCATACCCGGCTTTCCAATTCCTGGATATCCCTGGGGCCCGGGTTTCCCCTTGATCCCAGGCATTCCGTGACCTGGCAGACCTGGCGGGCCAGGTGGTCCTCTTGGTCCGGGCTCTCCACGGGGACCTTGTTCTCCTCGCAAACTGGCTAAGGGTATTTCTCCTGGAAAAGTGGAGAAAGGGTCAGGGAGATTGGTTATCTCTTATATTAAGGAAGTAATTGCAGCCATTTAATTTCGACACATTTGCCTATTGGGTATCAAACGGGAAAATCAGAGATAATATATAATATGCCCACCTTCCCGAGCCTTCCCCTGTAGGATACCAGAATTTAAAGGGAATTCAAACAATCGGTTTCTGTGATGTAtctgagttgttgttgtttgaaaacTCTTACATGTAGCTGCTTATATCAACACTGGCTAAAATTTAAAAGCCGAACATAATTAAACAAAAACGTTCCAAGTGCAAAGTTGAAGATACTATTGTGTGGTTATTGTACAGAATTTGGGAAGACTGAAGTTgtaaaaagaaagggggaggggatcGGGGAGAACATGGTCATTGTGCCCACTTAGCAGAGGTGACTGCTTGACATGGCATTTTCATCTCATCTGTTTCAGGATCACATTTGTGGGTGTTTTAGAGAATGCTGGAGTCATATTATTATTTTCAACACCTTTCTACTTAAAGTTATAGTGTATTTTTTCCATGCCCGTCTTAtcaattttaagttttcattataaatttaaaaaattacatagtaTATGTTGATAGGTTTAAAAGTGATGATATAACTTATTAATTAAACCAAGCTAATCAGCATTTCTGTCactcaatatatttatattttgtggggGCAGCATTTGAAgttattcttaattttaaatatatgatcTATTACAAACTGTATTCACCCCATTTGGTAatggatacaaaaataaataaaaacaaaatctaaatccCGTTCTTGCTGCTTGCCTGGGGTTGTGCAAATCTTGACTATTGtcctctccatccatccctctcctTAATCCCTTATGCCCCTTGGCTTCTGCTATAAGAACGACCAGCAGCATCCTAGTCTCTGCTTCTGTGCACCGTTATAACGCTACATGCTAAGAAGACTCCTGGGTTTACCTTTCCATGCCTGGCTGGCTCGTATTATTCTCAATTTAATAATGTAGGACTAAAGAATGTTTCCTCACAAACTGAAATATGGGTGATCAGAATCATTTTCTCATGGACCCAGGAATAAGGAAAGCTTTTTATTTCCCATGTGGTTTGATAACATCTCTCCGCATCTGTCTCTCAGACCCCATGAATTTGCTGCTTAGTGCTTCCAACATGGTATAAGCGTTCTCAAGCCTCAAGTAGaaatttttgaagacattatttttCTTGGAAATTCGGGTTTTGATCAGCAGAAGCGAGTAAAACACTTTAGAGTGGCATGCAGATAGACAAGGAAATCTTCTGGCTTAGGTGTGAGATTTTGACTGAGTGACTTGTGCTGCCAGCTTCCCTGTTTCCCTCTTACTGCAGCCAGAATAATAATACAGCCACTCTAGGTAACCAGCGAATAGATaaggaagctgctagcctgcacttcctgtctactcaggcaattagttttatttcttctcaagtctctggtgggactgaagaccagatagtttagttttacaattaagcttagttgtttagggggttaagatgttcttaggtctagatagatgttttaagttgacaatgatgagatatggttgatattgatttacattcagaattttagatgcaccaagataggaaagatgttttcttcaaggctgccaaatacaaatagtcaaaacactatgaatgtaacatttatataatacctgattgttttgtgatccttcttgctgtatgtagtttattgtatatatgtgtaataatataggtatatatgtaaaaaagaaaataataataataataaaagaaagctgTCATATATTGTTACTAAAATACAAAGCTCATGTGAGAGTGTGCTGTGCTTTGCGGGCAAACAACCCCGTAAGCCCCATGCTGCTGGGAATTGTGGGGTGCATGTGGGGTGCATGTGGGGTGCATGAGGAATAACTATGTGGTTCCAAAATCTTCCTTCAACTGTATGCAGAATTTAAGTCTTATCATTGCACTATGCAGAGCTATTgccaggaaacaaaagagaacCCTACAAATCATATTCTTCCTGGATAGGAGTAATCATTTGATTACACGATGCTCCAGAAGCCAGGCAGGCTatgcaaggaaggaaagaaaaaaagacctagCTGATTCCCCAGAGTGGTATGCCAGTTCCTGAAGAGTAAACATATGAGGAATAGTCACGTCAGCATACACCATATGGCTCGTAAGCAAATTGCAGTCAAGGGAGACTCTGAGAAAGCATCCCCCCTCCCGCTCAGGTACTACATGTTACTGTGGAGCCCAAGGTGGCCTTGCACTTGCCATCCTTTTGCTTTAACCTTCTGACTACAGGCACATGACACCGCCCTGAAGTATCACATCTTATTGGTCTGGTATTCCCAATACAGTGCCTAGAACACATTCCACTCTGCCTCAGCATCTGGAGTGACTGACAGCTGCGACCCCTCAAAACCCCTCAGTGCGTTGGAGCATCCTTAGCACCACGTACTTTATGCCACCAATTCTCTCAACCATCTCATCTTACAGACATTGGAAGTGAATTaatagctttctttgttttttgggttcTAGGCAGCTGGGCGTTTTAGTATCAAATTAAGTAGTTCTCCTAAACGGAGGTTTCTTTCTGCcactgttggtgtgtgtgtgtgtgtgtgtgtgtgtgtgtgtgtgtgtgtgtgttggggggggagaCCAGTGGGGATGGCCTCCACTTCCTTCATGGTGATCGCTACTCTGATGTTCCCATGCTCCCCACAGATGCTATGATTCTGAGCACTGCAGACAAACAAGCTGGATTTACAGGAAAGTGTCTCACAGTAATGGCACTTCGTAGCTGTGATAGAACTAATATGCATTCCTAGAAGGTAATGGGAAAATCTTCTGTATCTTTTAGCTTCCTGATGGTTTTGTGACTGACTATGTATCACCTAGTTTGTGAAATGTCTTcatcagatttttcttttatataagttcctcaaaacattgtttttttttgtttgtttgtttgtttgtttttttttagcttgGGACACTGACTTATGTTTCCTTAACCCCCATAGCCTGATCCTTTGCTCTCTGagttcccagcatctggctcAGAGTCCAAGCTCCGAACAACATATATGCTCACTAGATAGCtaacaaatgtttaaattaataatatgtaTATGGATAGCCTGTGGTTAAATACGGTCTGTTCAATCTGATGCTTGCTAAAATaatgaaaccaaaaataaattataattttctctttttatgaacCTGAGGAGCAAACTCCtacattaatttttactttaatttgaaaTGGAATTAGATcattcctcctttttattttctccctcaaGCCACTTACATGTACACCCCATCcctctcaaactcatggcttttttctttaattatggttgcatatatatgtatatttttatatatgtgtgtacataaatacGTAAGTACAACCTTCTGAGTCTATGTCATGTTGCTTccatgtatatgatttcagggcttaCCACTTCAAATTTGATAACCTGGCCTTAAAGCCTTTTCCCTGcatctttctttaaatttgaaCTTTGCAAGAATAGCATTTGAttcacagcaataacaacaacaacaaaaaataatcctCTAAACATCAGTTTCTCCCTCAACTTCTATACTTTAGAAGTCTGGAGAGCTACTTTGAAAATGTACAATGTGGTCTTACCTTTGCCTTTCTTGGGTACCACTTCCTTGCCCATTCTTGGCACAGGTTGGATTTCCTTCATATATTGGGGTAAGTGTGGATACTCTTTGCCATACTGCATGTGGGGCATCTCCTTGCCCATGGAAAGGCCATCTTTGCCCAAGGGCATGTGAGGTACTTGCTGGCCCAAGGGCTGGTACTGTGGAATTTGTGGTGGTATCTGAGGAGGAATCTGAGGGGGCAGCGGCTTGATTCCATAATAGGCACCAGCCTGAGTGAGCCTGACGGAGATCAGGGAAGTGATGATCAGTATTCCCAGCAGCTGTAGAGGCCCGGGTGGCACAGCCATCACCTGTAGAGACAGGAACACACAAACAATGTGAGCACCTGCAGGCCAAGGGGCTGCTCTCTTTGTAGGTTAGGTAAGGTGGGCAAACCTAGTCTCCATATGTCAGAACTTCAAAAAAGGAAAGGCCATATGATGAAGGTGCTGCCTTAGAGAAAGAATTAGAACACACGCCAGAGGAGTTGGATCTGTCAAATGAAGGCAGTTGGTGGAACATAGTCTAGAGATT encodes:
- the Col8a1 gene encoding collagen alpha-1(VIII) chain, producing the protein MAVPPGPLQLLGILIITSLISVRLTQAGAYYGIKPLPPQIPPQIPPQIPQYQPLGQQVPHMPLGKDGLSMGKEMPHMQYGKEYPHLPQYMKEIQPVPRMGKEVVPKKGKGEIPLASLRGEQGPRGEPGPRGPPGPPGLPGHGMPGIKGKPGPQGYPGIGKPGMPGMPGKPGAMGMPGAKGEIGPKGEIGPMGIPGPQGPPGPHGLPGIGKPGGPGLPGQPGAKGERGPKGPPGPPGPQGPKGEKGFGMPGLPGLKGPPGMHGPPGPVGLPGVGKPGVTGFPGPQGPLGKPGPPGEPGPQGLIGVPGVQGPPGVPGVGKPGQDGIPGQPGFPGGKGEQGLPGLPGPPGLPGVGKPGFPGPKGDRGIGGVPGPLGPRGEKGPVGAPGMGGPPGEPGLPGMPGPMGPPGAIGFPGPKGEGGVVGPQGPTGPKGEPGLQGFPGKPGFLGEVGPPGMRGLPGPIGPKGEAGHKGLPGLPGVPGLLGPKGEPGIPGDQGLQGPPGIPGIAGPSGPIGPPGIPGPKGEPGLPGPPGFPGVGKPGIAGLHGPPGKPGALGPQGQPGLPGPPGPPGPPGPPAVMPPTPPPQGEYLPDMGLGIDGVKPPHAYAGKKGKNGGPAYEMPAFTAELTAPFPPVGAPVKFDKMLYNGRQNYNPQTGIFTCEVPGVYYFAYHVHCKGGNVWVALFKNNEPIMYTYDEYKKGFLDQASGSAVLLLRPGDRVFLQMPSEQAAGLYAGQYVHSSFSGYLLYPM